In Nitrosopumilus sp., the genomic stretch GTCTAAAAAAAGATTCTACGGCAATCTCTGCACTTGCTAAGAAAGTTCATTTGGCCGAAGAATTACTCAGCATGCCACCAAGCTCAAAATTACTGTTGAAAACATTAGAATATGAAGGCGCATTAACCCAAAAGGATCTTGTAAACAAGACATTGCTTCCTGACAGAACTGTTCGATTGGCATTAAGCCATCTATTGAAAAAAGGATATGTGAAAAAGAAAGTCTCCATTCGAGATGCTAGGCAGAAAATTTACCAAATATCTAAAATTGAATGATCATTCAAGAATCTTCTCTGGAAATTTTTTTTGTATGTGAAGTGTCATTTTCTACTGCTTCATCAATTCGTTTCTGAATATTTTTCTTAAAACAGTCATCAGAACAACAATCTTTTACACCTATCTCGTATACTTTACCGCATTCCTTACATTCTGTCAAAACTTACAAAAACTTGATTTTTTAAGTATATAGTGAAAACTGTCATTTCCCATAATTGGGATTCAAAATTCCCTATTTCTCAGATGCAGCCTTTACAAACGCCGCAAAAACTTCTTCCGGAAATCCCGGCCTGCTGTTGAACTCTGGATGGAATTGAACTCCGATATAGAATCTATGTGATGGAATTTCTAACATTTCCATTCTTTTTCCTCCGTCACTTTCTGCAGAAAATATCAATCCATTTTTCTCAAATTCTGGTATGTATTTTTTGTTTATTTCATATCTGTGTCTGTGTCTTTTATTTATGGAACCTGCGTTGTAAATTTTATGCGCCTTTGTGTTTTCTTTGATTATTATTTCATTTGCTCCTAATCTGAGTGATCCTCCCATGTCTGAAACATCTTTTTGTTCTGGAAGCAAATCCACTATTGGATTTTTTGCATCCGTCTTTATCTCAGTAGAATTTGCATCGTCTAATTTCAAAACATTTCTGCCAAATGCAATTGCTGCTAATTGAAATCCAAAACAAATACCAAGATATGGTATGTTTTTTTCCCGTGCAAAGTTTGCAGTATTAATTATTTCTTCAGAGCCTCTTGTACCAAATCCTCCTGGAACCAAAATCCCGTCATATTTTGTTAGTATGTTGTAGTCGGAAATTGACTCAGAATCTATCCAGTCTATATCTACTGATTTTCCAATTTTTGCACCTGCATGCTTTAATGCATGATTTACGCTAACATAACTATCTGCAAGTGTGACATATTTTCCCACCATTGCAATCTTTACTTTTTGGTCTTCATGATTTACCATGTTCTGGGCAATCTCATTCCATTTGTCCCAGTTAGCTGAAGCGTTAACCATTCCAACCTTACCAAATTTGGTAAATATGGAATCCATAATTCCTTGATCATACAGCATTTGTGGAACTTCAAATATTGAATTTGCATCATGACACGATAAAACATCATTTGGCATTACATTTGTAAACATTGCAATTTTCTTCTTCGTTTTTTCTTCTAACGGTAATGTACATCTGACTGCTAAAAAATCCGGCTGAATACCAATTCTTCGGAGTTCTTGTACGCTGTGTTGCGTAGGTTTTGTTTTTTGCTCTCCTACTACATCTAATGATGGTGCTAATGTTACATGAACAAAGATTACTCCTTGTGGCCCCTCCTCCACTCTTAATTGTCTGAGTGCTTCCAAAAATGGCAGAGATTCAATATCTCCTACTGTTCCGCCACATTCTACAATCAAAAAATCAAGTTTTTCTTCTTCAGCAATCTTTCTAATTCTATTTTTTATCTCATCCGTTACATGAGGAATTATTTGTACACATGCTCCCAGATATTCTCCTCTTCTTTCTGCCTCGATTACTGACGAGTATACTTGTGCGGTAGTAATATTGTGACTTTTTGGAATATTTTGATTTAGGAATCTTTCATAATTTCCAATATCCATATCGCATTCTCCTCCATCTTCTGTTACAAAGACTTCTCCGTGTGCAATTGGATTCATTGTCCCTGCATCATAGTTGAGATACGGATCTATCTTGATACATGATACTTTCTGGTCAGCTAATTGTAATAATTTTGCAATTGAGGAGGTAGTTACGCCCTTTCCAAGACCCGACATCACACCGCCTGTAACAAAAATGAACTTTGTCTGCACATTAATGAAACGAGTATCTGGTTTTTGTATGTTTTGTCGATCAAAATAGTTGAAATAGGAGTTTGTAGTTTGTTATTCTATGAGGTTCACTCTTGTTTTACCAGTGTTGTTTATACTGATTCTTGGTTCATCCACTCTTGCTTTTGCCGCATCCACATATGAAATCAAGATTCCTTCTGGTGCATCTGATCCTGGCGCTCCATTCTTTTGGTCAGAAAAATCGACTGGTGTGACAACTGGTGTCATTACGATTTACCCTGGAGACTCTGTTACGTGGAAAAACGCTGACACTGCATTTCATACAATTACCTCTGTAACTCAGTCCGGTGAAGAAAATGGTCTTTTTGATAGTGGTTTTTTTACTGCAGGTGATTCATACACTAGAGAATTTACAGAGCTAGGTGATTTTTATTATTACTGTAGTCTTCATCCTTGGATGAACGGGGTAGTTCATGTAGTAAAGAATCCCGGCAGTGTACAATCTATTTCTCGTGTAGCCTCGGGATACAGTGATGATGGATTGGGATTTGAAATAAAATACATTTTAGACACTAATCTTGCAAATGCTGTACATGTTGATCCTAATGGACGTTCTTTGACATTCACTATTACAGGCGATACTGAAAATGAACAAATAACTATAATTTTGCCACCTACATTAATTGAAAATCCTGATACTGTTTGGGTGGATGGAGAATTGGCAGAAATTCAAATTGAAGAAACTGCAACAGGCTCTAAATTAATAATCCCAATAAAACCTCATTCAAAAGAAATCAAAGTTATGGGCTCTTATGTTATTCCGGAATTTGGATTTTTGACAATGGCTATTCTAAGTATTGGTGTTTTTTCAACTTTGTTTGTTGTTCGATCAAAATTGTCAATTGTTAAGTAATTACACAATCGTACAGAAATTATTCCTTTTTTAAACAAGTTTTAGAAATTCTTGTAGAACTTTTTTTATTTTTCTTTGTGTGTATATTATTGAAGAC encodes the following:
- a CDS encoding plastocyanin/azurin family copper-binding protein, yielding MRFTLVLPVLFILILGSSTLAFAASTYEIKIPSGASDPGAPFFWSEKSTGVTTGVITIYPGDSVTWKNADTAFHTITSVTQSGEENGLFDSGFFTAGDSYTREFTELGDFYYYCSLHPWMNGVVHVVKNPGSVQSISRVASGYSDDGLGFEIKYILDTNLANAVHVDPNGRSLTFTITGDTENEQITIILPPTLIENPDTVWVDGELAEIQIEETATGSKLIIPIKPHSKEIKVMGSYVIPEFGFLTMAILSIGVFSTLFVVRSKLSIVK
- the pyrG gene encoding glutamine hydrolyzing CTP synthase, which encodes MQTKFIFVTGGVMSGLGKGVTTSSIAKLLQLADQKVSCIKIDPYLNYDAGTMNPIAHGEVFVTEDGGECDMDIGNYERFLNQNIPKSHNITTAQVYSSVIEAERRGEYLGACVQIIPHVTDEIKNRIRKIAEEEKLDFLIVECGGTVGDIESLPFLEALRQLRVEEGPQGVIFVHVTLAPSLDVVGEQKTKPTQHSVQELRRIGIQPDFLAVRCTLPLEEKTKKKIAMFTNVMPNDVLSCHDANSIFEVPQMLYDQGIMDSIFTKFGKVGMVNASANWDKWNEIAQNMVNHEDQKVKIAMVGKYVTLADSYVSVNHALKHAGAKIGKSVDIDWIDSESISDYNILTKYDGILVPGGFGTRGSEEIINTANFAREKNIPYLGICFGFQLAAIAFGRNVLKLDDANSTEIKTDAKNPIVDLLPEQKDVSDMGGSLRLGANEIIIKENTKAHKIYNAGSINKRHRHRYEINKKYIPEFEKNGLIFSAESDGGKRMEMLEIPSHRFYIGVQFHPEFNSRPGFPEEVFAAFVKAASEK